Proteins from one Streptomyces roseifaciens genomic window:
- a CDS encoding 2OG-Fe(II) oxygenase, translating into MPTTSTGSGRTGALVLSQAPDGFRKVLKALRARAPLRSARLPAEPPWRSRFVSPDAAGPVTSLREFGYRGEELWRWKGRVDDAAIAGPWHILTEEGLDCLATVCGRLEAAAQDAGFTATRRLRAADLLSPFIANMIRDRDFLLTCSRLVGIPLIPHPLRLPTAQVNYGEGRGRQGGVRWHRDGMDYVFTIQLSGYDDYDGGRFTYFQGRTDEFPGPGREDSRFREADCGERGATLFLHGSRIFHAVTPVTKGHRVTLVISLFCPYFARQDSNTFWHLAADDGIPATVPGWLRLKWPTRNPAVDYSLRAGSPVVTWDDLR; encoded by the coding sequence GTGCCCACGACGTCGACAGGGAGCGGCAGAACCGGCGCACTCGTTCTGTCCCAGGCCCCCGACGGATTCCGCAAGGTCCTCAAGGCGCTGCGTGCCCGGGCGCCCCTGCGCAGTGCCCGGCTCCCCGCGGAGCCGCCCTGGCGGAGCCGGTTCGTGTCGCCGGACGCCGCCGGACCGGTGACCTCCCTGCGGGAGTTCGGCTACCGCGGGGAAGAGCTGTGGCGCTGGAAGGGGCGGGTCGACGACGCGGCGATCGCCGGGCCGTGGCACATCCTGACGGAGGAGGGCCTGGACTGCCTCGCCACGGTGTGCGGGCGGCTCGAAGCGGCGGCGCAGGACGCCGGGTTCACCGCGACGCGGCGGCTGCGCGCCGCCGACCTGCTCTCGCCGTTCATCGCCAACATGATCCGCGACCGCGACTTCCTCCTCACCTGCTCCCGGCTGGTCGGCATCCCGCTGATCCCCCATCCGCTGCGGCTGCCCACGGCCCAGGTCAATTACGGCGAGGGCCGGGGCCGTCAGGGCGGCGTCCGCTGGCACCGCGACGGCATGGATTACGTCTTCACCATTCAGCTGAGCGGCTACGACGACTACGACGGCGGCCGTTTCACCTACTTCCAGGGACGCACGGACGAATTCCCCGGCCCGGGGCGGGAGGATTCCCGGTTCCGCGAGGCGGACTGCGGGGAGCGCGGCGCAACGCTGTTCCTGCACGGCAGCCGTATCTTCCACGCGGTCACACCCGTGACGAAGGGCCACCGGGTGACGCTGGTGATCTCCCTCTTCTGCCCTTATTTCGCGCGGCAGGATTCGAATACGTTCTGGCACCTGGCGGCCGACGACGGCATTCCCGCCACCGTTCCCGGCTGGCTGCGCCTGAAGTGGCCCACGCGGAATCCCGCCGTGGATTACAGCCTGCGCGCCGGCAGCCCGGTCGTCACGTGGGACGACCTCCGCTAG
- the map gene encoding type I methionyl aminopeptidase, producing the protein MVEIKTDGELEAMRAAGRVVARALAAARDAARPGVRLRGLDEAARAVLSEAGASSPFLGYRPSFAPTPFPAVICASVNDAVVHGLPDDYALRDGDLVSLDCGARLDGWTGDSAVSFIVGTPRPADTALVDATQQALDAAIAAAVVGNRIGDISHAVSAVARAGRYGMPEDFGGHGIGRQMHEDPHVPNWGRPRRGLPLRHGLVLAIEPMLMAGGRNDYRTDPDGWTLRTTDGSRAAHIEHTVAITDDGPRVLTLP; encoded by the coding sequence ATGGTGGAGATCAAGACCGACGGTGAGCTGGAGGCCATGCGCGCGGCAGGCCGGGTCGTCGCCCGTGCGCTGGCCGCGGCCCGTGACGCCGCGAGGCCCGGAGTACGGCTGCGGGGGCTGGACGAGGCGGCGCGCGCCGTGCTGAGCGAGGCCGGGGCGAGCTCCCCCTTCCTGGGCTACCGGCCCTCCTTCGCCCCCACCCCCTTCCCGGCGGTGATCTGCGCCTCGGTCAACGACGCGGTCGTGCACGGCCTCCCGGACGACTACGCGCTGCGCGACGGCGACCTGGTCAGCCTCGACTGCGGCGCCCGGCTCGACGGGTGGACGGGCGACTCCGCGGTGAGCTTCATCGTCGGCACGCCCCGGCCCGCCGACACCGCCCTCGTCGACGCCACCCAGCAGGCCCTGGACGCCGCCATCGCCGCGGCCGTCGTCGGCAACCGCATCGGGGACATCTCCCACGCCGTCTCGGCCGTCGCCCGCGCCGGGCGCTACGGCATGCCCGAGGACTTCGGCGGTCACGGCATCGGCCGGCAGATGCACGAGGACCCGCACGTCCCCAACTGGGGCCGCCCCCGCAGGGGCCTGCCGCTGCGGCACGGCCTGGTCCTCGCGATAGAGCCGATGCTCATGGCGGGCGGCCGCAACGACTACCGCACGGACCCCGACGGGTGGACGCTGCGCACCACCGACGGCAGCCGCGCCGCGCACATCGAGCACACGGTCGCCATCACGGACGACGGCCCGCGGGTGCTCACGCTGCCGTGA
- a CDS encoding TetR/AcrR family transcriptional regulator, with product MTPRRSAGPGEPTFTERARRQQIIESTIDLISTRGYPATSLSAIAERAGISKAAVLYHFSSKDNLTRATFAQVLEQFGAYVTERVEREADPLDALVAYVRAMVGYQQANRRHVRVITEMLLDDEGGTQLKTPGRHDTGGRWQALAELLAAGQAAGRLRAFDTRAVALAIGGAIDGVVAHWLADPDVDLGAAAEELVTFTLHAVRAPA from the coding sequence ATGACCCCTCGCCGCAGTGCCGGTCCCGGCGAGCCGACCTTCACGGAGCGGGCGCGCCGGCAGCAGATCATCGAGAGCACCATCGACCTGATCTCCACCCGGGGCTATCCGGCGACGTCGCTGTCGGCGATCGCGGAGCGGGCCGGGATCTCCAAGGCCGCGGTCCTCTACCACTTCTCGTCGAAGGACAACCTCACGCGCGCGACGTTCGCGCAGGTGCTGGAGCAGTTCGGGGCGTACGTCACCGAGCGCGTGGAGCGGGAGGCGGATCCGCTGGACGCGCTCGTCGCCTACGTCCGGGCGATGGTCGGCTACCAGCAGGCCAACCGGCGGCACGTGCGGGTCATCACCGAAATGCTCCTCGACGACGAGGGCGGCACGCAGCTGAAGACGCCGGGCCGGCACGACACCGGCGGCCGCTGGCAGGCCCTGGCGGAGCTGCTGGCGGCCGGGCAGGCGGCGGGCCGGCTGCGCGCGTTCGACACGCGGGCGGTGGCGCTCGCGATCGGCGGGGCGATCGACGGGGTGGTCGCGCACTGGCTCGCCGACCCGGACGTCGACCTCGGCGCGGCGGCCGAGGAACTGGTGACGTTCACGCTCCACGCGGTCCGGGCCCCGGCCTGA
- a CDS encoding bifunctional lysylphosphatidylglycerol flippase/synthetase MprF, with amino-acid sequence MSETTAPPPAPTPGDSTHPWRVTLDRLLAPVRHAPFTLAFLAVLWIVGAVTGSLGSGPGPHRMEQVGAGVPALAEGRWWTPVSSLLWCPGLGGYIGATVVVLLLVTPAERRLGVARTAAVLIGGQILGTLLGVGVVALGNAAGEWWLEELAGYLAVTPTVGALAVGGVLSYRLTALWRRRTRLGIVAFALVMALYVGHLQGVLRLGGAVVGLVAGALLYHRTGPWRLRHSSHTEARVLVALVVAAAAIGPMVAILYRDAYGPLNSFQLYVSVQPTGQEVAEACAASKEDCHFVHALRNFYDSPATVMAVLVPALMLVLAEGLRRGLRLAWALAVLVHLAWIALFSWWLHDFLSHPAGWAEPAERSTYAQAFAEQMLLPVLIVILLIVTRARFDLRLPRSATRGLAAVVGGALVLACAAYVGIGYAVRDQYDPEATPSVLFSGLASEFLPPTLLATFTDWPVPVGGTAQALFHYCGLVFWLVTLIALLVTFRRPRLHTDADAAVRARGLLVAHGGSTLSYLTTWDGNYYWFDANGRAAVAYRVVATVALTTGEPFGAPDARAAAVAGFSRHCDERGWTPCFYSVGEESRAAAEALGWRSVQVAEDTVVPLPDLAFTGKKWQDVRTALNKAKKDGITAEWWSYPDAPVAITDQVRSISEEWVADKGLPEMGFTLGGLDELDDPAVRCLIAVDADRTVHGITSWMPVYEAGRPVGWTLDFMRRRAAGFRGSMEFLIASAALGFQEEGARFLSLSGAPLARKATEEPPAALQRILDYGGKVLEPVYGFRSLLNFKSKFQPQYRPMYMAYPDPAALPAITRAIGKAYLPHMTAAQGVRLMRQFSA; translated from the coding sequence GTGAGCGAGACCACCGCCCCGCCGCCCGCGCCCACCCCCGGCGACAGCACCCACCCCTGGCGCGTCACCCTCGACCGGCTGCTCGCCCCCGTCCGGCACGCCCCCTTCACCCTCGCCTTCCTCGCGGTGCTGTGGATCGTCGGGGCGGTCACCGGCAGCCTCGGCAGCGGGCCGGGCCCGCACCGCATGGAACAGGTCGGCGCCGGCGTCCCCGCACTCGCCGAAGGCCGCTGGTGGACCCCCGTAAGCTCCCTGCTGTGGTGCCCCGGACTCGGCGGCTACATCGGCGCCACCGTCGTCGTCCTGCTGCTCGTCACCCCCGCCGAGCGGCGCCTGGGCGTGGCCCGCACCGCAGCCGTCCTCATCGGCGGCCAGATCCTCGGCACGCTCCTCGGCGTCGGCGTCGTCGCGCTCGGCAACGCCGCGGGGGAGTGGTGGCTGGAAGAGCTCGCCGGCTACCTCGCGGTGACCCCGACCGTCGGCGCCCTCGCCGTCGGCGGCGTCCTCAGCTACCGGCTCACCGCCCTGTGGCGGCGCCGCACCCGCCTCGGCATCGTCGCCTTCGCCCTCGTCATGGCCCTCTACGTCGGCCACCTCCAGGGCGTCCTGCGCCTCGGCGGCGCCGTCGTCGGCCTCGTCGCCGGCGCCCTGCTGTACCACCGGACCGGTCCCTGGCGCCTGCGGCACTCCTCCCACACCGAGGCCCGCGTCCTCGTCGCGCTCGTCGTGGCCGCCGCCGCCATCGGCCCCATGGTCGCGATCCTCTACCGGGACGCCTACGGCCCCCTCAACTCCTTCCAGCTCTACGTCTCCGTGCAGCCCACAGGCCAGGAGGTCGCCGAGGCCTGCGCCGCCTCGAAGGAGGACTGCCACTTCGTCCACGCCCTGCGGAACTTCTACGACTCCCCGGCCACCGTCATGGCCGTGCTCGTCCCCGCCCTCATGCTCGTCCTCGCCGAGGGGCTGCGCCGCGGGCTGAGGCTCGCCTGGGCGCTGGCCGTGCTCGTCCACCTCGCCTGGATCGCCCTCTTCTCCTGGTGGCTGCACGACTTCCTCAGCCACCCCGCCGGATGGGCCGAGCCCGCCGAACGCTCCACGTACGCCCAGGCCTTCGCGGAGCAGATGCTGCTGCCCGTCCTGATCGTCATCCTCCTGATCGTCACCCGCGCCCGCTTCGACCTGCGGCTCCCGCGCTCCGCCACGCGCGGGCTCGCAGCCGTCGTCGGCGGCGCGCTCGTCCTGGCCTGCGCCGCGTACGTCGGGATCGGCTACGCGGTGCGCGACCAGTACGACCCCGAGGCCACGCCGTCGGTGCTCTTCTCCGGGCTGGCCTCGGAGTTCCTGCCACCGACGCTGCTCGCCACCTTCACCGACTGGCCGGTCCCGGTCGGCGGGACCGCGCAGGCCCTGTTCCACTACTGCGGGCTCGTCTTCTGGCTCGTCACCCTGATCGCGCTGCTCGTCACCTTCCGCCGCCCGCGCCTGCACACCGACGCCGACGCCGCCGTGCGCGCCCGCGGGCTCCTCGTCGCGCACGGCGGCTCGACGCTCAGCTACCTCACCACGTGGGACGGCAACTACTACTGGTTCGACGCGAACGGCCGGGCCGCCGTGGCCTACCGGGTGGTCGCCACCGTGGCCCTGACCACCGGCGAACCCTTCGGCGCGCCCGACGCGCGGGCCGCCGCCGTCGCGGGCTTCTCGCGCCACTGCGACGAGCGCGGCTGGACACCGTGCTTCTACAGCGTCGGCGAGGAGTCCCGCGCCGCGGCCGAGGCCCTGGGCTGGCGCTCGGTGCAGGTCGCCGAGGACACCGTCGTACCCCTGCCCGACCTGGCCTTCACCGGCAAGAAGTGGCAGGACGTGCGGACCGCCCTCAACAAGGCCAAGAAGGACGGCATCACCGCCGAGTGGTGGTCCTACCCCGACGCCCCGGTCGCCATCACCGACCAGGTGCGCTCGATCTCCGAGGAGTGGGTCGCCGACAAGGGACTGCCGGAGATGGGCTTCACCCTGGGCGGCCTGGACGAGCTCGACGACCCGGCCGTGCGCTGCCTGATCGCCGTGGACGCCGACCGCACGGTCCACGGCATCACCAGCTGGATGCCCGTCTACGAAGCGGGCCGGCCGGTCGGCTGGACGCTGGACTTCATGCGCCGCCGGGCCGCCGGCTTCCGCGGCTCGATGGAATTCCTCATCGCCTCGGCCGCGCTCGGCTTCCAGGAGGAGGGCGCCCGCTTCCTCAGCCTCTCGGGCGCCCCGCTCGCCCGCAAGGCCACGGAGGAGCCGCCGGCGGCGCTCCAGCGGATCCTCGACTACGGCGGCAAGGTCCTCGAACCGGTCTACGGCTTCCGGTCGCTGCTGAACTTCAAGTCCAAGTTCCAGCCGCAGTACCGCCCCATGTACATGGCCTATCCCGACCCGGCAGCCCTCCCCGCCATCACCCGCGCCATCGGCAAGGCGTACCTGCCGCACATGACGGCGGCCCAGGGGGTCCGGCTGATGCGGCAGTTCTCGGCCTGA
- a CDS encoding radical SAM/SPASM domain-containing protein, with the protein MSAPVYQSSRYVRTMRTAKDRDFARFGGRLDAYDGTERTVAFHSLFGNARLVDRDTVELLREAAGGIPLDLLRERAGSEAVDSLIEAQYLVEAGHDEAAQIDELLAARGEALSSGVFHSSIQLVLTNACNFSCQGCFAYNFDGGVEERNTSGESVKPGPVLVQLRTARGDSGPTLARGDWNEGTDGARNPSMHMSPQVAEKTLREAVALRKANGGGELTVSFFGGEPTLARNTILHILRTFGHFHDGVSLSYDMTSNGSRIDAELLQALADYRVSTTVSIDYLVPETGEFRGGQQQRTPWPVVRKAILDMKAAGVPVSITTVLSQYTWDKWGTPLIDFVAEAGLDSLDVIVSFQAREFFEQHSPHDVAQKLLSAVDYGRERGVQLSGYWYQTFQMIADEAKWAAQADYKTCPAVGRQLSIEPNGSVFACKATARKLGTIDDWRGVFNSSAYRDYGMRAYTNGPGCQGCELQGTCSGGSAGALEEENGSIQVMSPGYCAYMREVVQGLLERHHAQFCAGV; encoded by the coding sequence ATGTCGGCTCCGGTTTACCAGTCCTCCCGCTACGTCCGTACGATGCGCACCGCCAAGGACCGTGACTTCGCCCGGTTCGGCGGCCGGCTCGACGCCTACGACGGCACCGAGCGCACGGTGGCCTTCCACTCCCTCTTCGGCAACGCCCGCCTGGTGGACCGCGACACGGTCGAGCTGCTCCGCGAAGCCGCCGGCGGCATCCCCCTGGACCTGCTGCGGGAGCGGGCGGGCAGCGAGGCCGTCGACAGCCTGATCGAGGCGCAGTACCTCGTGGAGGCCGGGCACGACGAGGCCGCGCAGATCGACGAACTCCTCGCCGCCCGGGGCGAGGCGCTCAGCAGCGGCGTCTTCCACTCCTCCATCCAGCTGGTGCTGACCAACGCGTGCAACTTCTCCTGTCAGGGCTGTTTCGCCTACAACTTCGACGGCGGCGTGGAGGAGCGCAACACGTCCGGGGAGTCCGTCAAGCCGGGCCCGGTCCTCGTCCAGCTGCGCACCGCGCGCGGCGACAGCGGCCCGACGCTCGCCCGCGGCGACTGGAACGAGGGCACCGACGGCGCCCGCAACCCCTCGATGCACATGTCCCCGCAGGTGGCGGAGAAGACGCTGCGGGAAGCGGTGGCGCTGCGCAAGGCCAACGGCGGCGGCGAGCTCACCGTGTCCTTCTTCGGCGGCGAGCCGACGCTCGCCCGCAATACGATCCTGCACATCCTGCGCACCTTCGGGCACTTCCACGACGGCGTCTCGCTGTCCTACGACATGACGAGCAACGGCTCGCGCATCGACGCCGAGCTGCTCCAGGCCCTGGCCGATTACCGGGTCTCCACCACCGTCTCGATCGACTACCTCGTCCCGGAGACCGGCGAGTTCCGCGGCGGGCAGCAGCAGCGCACGCCGTGGCCGGTGGTGCGCAAGGCCATCCTCGACATGAAGGCCGCTGGCGTGCCCGTCAGCATCACCACCGTCCTGTCGCAGTACACGTGGGACAAGTGGGGCACTCCGCTGATCGACTTCGTCGCCGAGGCCGGCCTGGACTCCCTGGACGTGATCGTCTCCTTCCAGGCCCGCGAGTTCTTCGAGCAGCACAGCCCGCACGACGTGGCGCAGAAGCTGCTGTCCGCCGTCGACTACGGGCGCGAGCGCGGGGTCCAGCTCAGCGGCTACTGGTACCAGACGTTCCAGATGATCGCCGACGAGGCGAAGTGGGCCGCGCAGGCGGACTACAAGACGTGCCCGGCAGTGGGCCGGCAGCTGTCCATCGAGCCCAACGGCAGCGTGTTCGCCTGCAAGGCGACGGCGCGCAAGCTCGGCACCATCGACGACTGGCGGGGCGTCTTCAACTCCTCGGCCTACCGGGACTACGGCATGCGCGCCTACACCAACGGGCCCGGCTGCCAGGGCTGCGAGCTCCAGGGCACGTGCTCGGGCGGCTCGGCGGGCGCCCTGGAGGAGGAGAACGGATCCATCCAGGTCATGTCCCCGGGCTACTGCGCGTACATGCGCGAAGTCGTCCAAGGGCTGCTGGAGCGCCACCACGCCCAGTTCTGCGCGGGCGTCTGA
- a CDS encoding FAD-dependent oxidoreductase, with amino-acid sequence MESTTCCVVGGGPAGMMLGLLLARAGVQVTVLEKHRDFLRDFRGDTVHPSTLRLLDELGLGERFAELPFPKLEEMRMEIGGTTVVAADFRRIPGRHKYIAMVPQWDFLDLLASAAAAEPSFTLRMCTEVTGLRKEGGRVTGVRYTAEDGTPGEIEAALTVGCDGRRSVVRREAGLVQDEFDVPMDVWQVRVDAPRGGVKDGRVFARFGGGQAAVTMDRGAYFQTSYLIAKGRDAELRAHDIQWFRDRLGGLFGWDADVTGAIRSWDDVKLLDVTMGRLPRWYAGGLLCIGDAAHTMSPVGGVGVNLAIQDAVAAARILAGPLREGRVRVHDLARVQKRRRLPTALVQQSQLGEHQLIRSALDGTLNAATLPLPMRLLRRATPLRTVTAYLGGVGIRPERAPAFARA; translated from the coding sequence ATGGAAAGCACGACGTGCTGCGTGGTGGGCGGCGGACCGGCAGGCATGATGCTGGGGCTGCTGCTGGCCAGGGCCGGGGTCCAGGTGACCGTCCTGGAGAAGCACCGCGACTTCCTGCGCGACTTCCGCGGCGACACCGTCCACCCCTCCACTCTGCGGCTGCTGGACGAACTCGGCCTGGGGGAGCGGTTCGCGGAACTGCCCTTCCCCAAGCTGGAGGAGATGCGGATGGAGATCGGCGGCACCACCGTCGTCGCGGCCGACTTCCGCCGCATCCCCGGCCGCCACAAGTACATCGCCATGGTCCCGCAGTGGGACTTCCTCGACCTGCTGGCGAGCGCGGCCGCCGCCGAACCCTCCTTCACCCTGCGCATGTGCACCGAGGTCACGGGCCTGCGCAAGGAGGGCGGCCGCGTCACCGGCGTGCGCTATACCGCCGAGGACGGCACGCCCGGCGAGATCGAGGCCGCCCTGACCGTCGGCTGCGACGGCCGCCGCTCCGTCGTCCGCAGGGAAGCCGGCCTCGTCCAGGACGAATTCGACGTCCCCATGGACGTCTGGCAGGTCCGCGTGGACGCACCCCGCGGCGGCGTCAAGGACGGCCGCGTCTTCGCCCGCTTCGGCGGCGGGCAGGCCGCGGTCACCATGGACCGGGGCGCGTACTTCCAGACCTCCTACCTCATCGCCAAGGGCCGCGACGCCGAGCTGCGCGCCCACGACATCCAGTGGTTCCGCGACCGGCTCGGCGGCCTCTTCGGCTGGGACGCCGACGTCACCGGCGCGATCCGCTCCTGGGACGACGTGAAGCTGCTCGACGTGACGATGGGACGGCTCCCGCGCTGGTACGCGGGCGGCCTGCTCTGCATCGGCGACGCTGCCCACACCATGTCGCCCGTCGGCGGCGTCGGCGTCAACCTCGCGATCCAGGACGCCGTGGCGGCCGCCCGCATCCTCGCCGGCCCGCTGCGCGAGGGAAGGGTGCGCGTCCACGACCTGGCACGGGTGCAGAAGCGCCGGCGGCTGCCGACGGCCCTGGTGCAGCAGTCGCAGCTGGGCGAGCACCAGCTGATCCGGAGCGCCCTCGACGGCACCCTGAACGCCGCCACCCTGCCCCTGCCGATGCGCCTCCTGCGCCGCGCGACGCCCCTGCGCACGGTCACCGCCTACCTGGGCGGCGTCGGGATACGGCCCGAGCGTGCGCCCGCCTTCGCGAGGGCGTAG
- a CDS encoding helix-turn-helix domain-containing protein, which translates to MVRTPLTPWERHRGEMLGALLREARGDRSMVEIAAASGLSAETLRKIETGRAPTPAFFTIVALASVLNLSMEQLAAAAAAGADAVEGEVLTA; encoded by the coding sequence ATGGTGAGGACCCCTTTGACCCCCTGGGAGCGGCACCGCGGCGAGATGCTCGGCGCCCTGCTCCGCGAGGCGCGCGGCGACCGGAGCATGGTGGAGATCGCCGCCGCCTCGGGACTGTCCGCGGAGACGCTCCGCAAGATCGAGACCGGCCGCGCGCCGACGCCCGCCTTCTTCACGATCGTGGCGCTGGCCTCCGTGCTGAACCTGTCCATGGAGCAGCTGGCGGCCGCCGCCGCGGCAGGCGCCGACGCAGTGGAGGGGGAAGTGCTGACGGCGTGA
- a CDS encoding alpha/beta hydrolase → MRIAAGPLEWSLVSGWIPVALLAVGLCALAVLLFSRRRTWWTRWAPLAVLLAAVLTWLLRTAVDDWWQPFPDPLPLNVVIWAGIAVLGVCLAAFRIPLLRPRYRAGAALAALLAVLLGASEINQHFDQYPTARSALNSWLTKTTSITDATGRTEPALRVPAGRTIADVWHPPPGMPGNGTLSKSSIPGTRSGFDARSAYVYLPPAYRATPRPLLPVVVLMAGQPGSPDDWINSGRLVDMMNAFAGEHRGLAPVIVVVDPLGSQFANTLCLDSRLGNVRTYLATDVPDWIRSHLQVATARTSWVVSGISFGGTCSIQLGVNAPQVYGVVNDISGQEAPTLGSRRKTVDKAFGGDEAAFTAVNPLDVMARQRFPDTKAAFVAGSSDATYRPQQRTVYDAAVKAGMRAEWVLLPGGHSWQVWRPGLERQLPWISRETGLIR, encoded by the coding sequence ATGCGGATCGCGGCAGGCCCGCTGGAGTGGTCCCTGGTGAGCGGATGGATTCCGGTCGCCCTGCTGGCCGTGGGCCTGTGCGCCCTGGCGGTGCTCCTCTTCTCCCGCCGCCGCACCTGGTGGACCCGGTGGGCCCCGCTCGCCGTCCTGCTGGCCGCCGTCCTCACCTGGCTCCTGCGGACCGCCGTCGACGACTGGTGGCAGCCCTTCCCCGACCCCCTGCCCCTCAACGTGGTGATCTGGGCCGGGATCGCCGTCCTCGGGGTCTGCCTCGCCGCCTTCCGTATCCCGCTGCTGCGCCCCCGGTACCGGGCCGGCGCCGCCCTCGCCGCCCTCCTGGCCGTGCTCCTGGGAGCCTCCGAGATCAATCAGCACTTCGACCAGTACCCCACCGCGCGCTCCGCCCTCAACTCCTGGCTCACGAAGACCACGAGCATCACCGACGCCACCGGACGCACCGAACCCGCCCTGCGCGTCCCCGCGGGCAGGACCATCGCCGACGTCTGGCACCCGCCCCCGGGCATGCCCGGGAACGGAACCCTCTCCAAGTCGTCCATCCCCGGCACCCGGTCCGGCTTCGACGCCCGCAGCGCCTACGTCTACCTGCCGCCCGCCTACCGGGCCACCCCGCGCCCCCTGCTCCCCGTCGTCGTCCTCATGGCCGGCCAGCCCGGGTCCCCCGACGACTGGATCAACTCCGGGCGGCTCGTCGACATGATGAACGCCTTCGCCGGCGAGCACCGCGGACTCGCGCCCGTGATCGTCGTCGTGGACCCGCTGGGCTCCCAGTTCGCCAACACCCTCTGCCTCGACTCCCGCCTCGGCAACGTCCGGACCTACCTCGCCACCGACGTCCCCGACTGGATCCGCTCCCACCTCCAGGTCGCCACCGCCCGCACCTCCTGGGTCGTCTCCGGCATCTCCTTCGGCGGCACCTGCTCGATCCAGCTCGGCGTCAACGCCCCCCAGGTCTACGGGGTCGTCAACGACATCTCCGGCCAGGAGGCGCCCACGCTCGGCAGCCGCCGGAAGACCGTCGACAAGGCCTTCGGCGGCGACGAGGCGGCCTTCACCGCGGTCAACCCCCTCGACGTCATGGCACGGCAGCGCTTCCCCGATACCAAGGCCGCCTTCGTCGCCGGCAGCAGCGACGCCACCTACCGGCCCCAGCAGCGCACGGTGTACGACGCGGCCGTCAAGGCCGGGATGCGGGCCGAATGGGTCCTGCTCCCCGGCGGCCACAGCTGGCAGGTCTGGCGGCCCGGCCTGGAGAGGCAACTGCCCTGGATCTCCCGCGAGACGGGGCTGATCCGGTGA